The Candidatus Sphingomonas colombiensis genome contains the following window.
GGAACAGGGCAAAATCGAAATAGGCCCAGAACCATCCGACGAAGAACATCACTTCCGAAGCGATGAACAGGATCATGCCGTAACGGAAATGGAGCTGCACGACCGGCGTGTGATCGCCCGCATGCGCTTCCTTGATCACGTTGCGCCACCAGCAGAACATGGTGAACAGCACCGCTGCCACCCCGGCGAAGAACAGGAAGCCGCCCCCATTGGGCTTCCCCACGTGCCCACCGTGCATCCACATGATGCCGCCGGCCGCCATCGCGAGCGCGGAGAACGAGCCGATCAGCGGCCACGGATCGGGGGGCAGGATGTGGTAATCGTGGTTCTTCGCGCCGGCCATTCGTTGCGTTCCCTGTTCCTAAGTGGCTGGTTCTCTAGCTTGCGGTCTTGTCGGAATCCACCGGGTAAAATGTATAGCTCAGTGTGATCGTCTCGACATCCTTGGTGTCGGGATCGGTCAGGATCTTCGGATCGACGAAGAAGATCACCGGCATACGCACCGTTTCGCCCGGTTTCAGCGTCTGCTGGGTAAAGCAGAAACACTCGATCTTGGTGAAATATTTGCCTGCCTGATAAGGCGTTACGTTATAGGTCGCGGTGCCGGTGACGGGCACGGCCGCGCGATTGGTGGCGGTGAAAAACGCCATGTCGCGTGCGCCCACCTCCACCGTCTCGCTGCCCTGTTCGGGCGCGAAGCGCCACGGCAGGCGCGAACTGGTGTTGGCATCGAAATCGATGCGGATCGCGCGATGCACGCTGCCCGGCGCGGTCAGCCCGCGCTGGGTGGTGCCGTTGAGCCCGGTCACCTGACAGAACAGGCGGTAAAGCGGGACGCTGGCGAAGGCGAGCCCGGTCATGAAGCAGATGCCGAGCACCGCGAACAGCGCGGTGCGCGTGGTACGCGCGATCTTCATCTGATCGGCATCCCCGCCTTGATCTTCACCATGGTGATCGCGAACACCAGAATGACGAACGCGCCCAGCAGCACCGCCATCACGATCGCGCGGCCCTTCTGGCGCTGGCGGATCAGTTTTTCTTCTTCCTTGTTCATGCCACCCACCGGTCAATCACCAGCGCGCCGAACACGACGAACAGGTAGAGAATCGAATATTTGAACAGCGCCTTTTCAGGCTTCATCGCATCATCCGGCTGGCTCGTGCGGGTCGCGACGCGCAAGGCGAGCAACCCGAACCATGCCGTTGTGACGATCGACACCACGCCATAGATCGAGCCGGAGAGCCCCAATGGCCACGGCAACACCGCCGCCACGGCCATCGGAATCGTGTAGAGCCCGATCTGGTGCCGCGTGGTGCGCTCACCCGCCACCACGGGCAGCATCGGGATGCCGGCATTGGCGTAGTCGGTCTTCACGAACAGCGCGAGCGCCCAGAAATGCGGCGGCGTCCACAGGAAGACGAGCAGGAACAGCAGCAGCGGGAGCAGGGTGACATGCCCGGTCGCGGCAGCCCAGCCGATCAGCGGCGGGAAGGCACCGGCCGCGCCGCCGATCACGATATTCTGCGGCGTGCGCGGCTTTAGCCACACGGTGTAGATCAGCACGTAGAACAGGATCGACACGGCAAGGATCGCCGCCGCCAGCACGTTGATCGCCAGCCCCATCAGGATCACGGAGAAAGACCCGAGCCCGACGCCGAAGTGCAACGCCGCCTGGCGCTCCATCCGCCCGGCCGGCAGCGGGCGCTCCGCGGTGCGACGCATCACAGCGTCGATATCCGCTTCATACCATTGGTTGAGCGCCCCTGCCGCCCCCGCGCCGAGCGCGATGCACAGAATCGCGGTGAACCCCAGCACGGCATTGATGCGATGCCCATCGATCGCCGGCGCGGCGAGCAGGCCACACAGGCCGGTAAAGACGACAAGCGTCATCACCCGGGGCTTGGTCAGCGCCAGGAAATCCCGCCAATGGGCTGGCGGCAGAAGGGGGGAGGTGGTGCTCATGGCAAGTTCGCCGCCGCCATAGCCCGTCGCGTCGCGTGGGAAAAGGCCTGCGTGGATGGGGGCGACCTGCCCCCGGTTTGCGAAGGCGCGGAATCTCGGCGGAAGCCTCAGCAAGTTACTCGGCCGGGCGTCGCTGAAGGGCTGGAAATGGCGAAATTCAGCCGATTTTCCGGGCACGCCTCCCGCGCGTCCCGCCCTTCACAAAGCAGCGAACGGGTGGAGGCATGCCTGTGCCATTGCTCCGCCGCTTTATCGTGAGCCGCCGGGCACCCACAATATGTCGCCACCGGCGCGCAGGTTCACCACGCGACAGGCGACGAACAGGAAATCGGACAAGCGGTTGAGGTAGATCAGCGCCTGTGGATTGGCGCCACTGCCGATAGCCACCGCGGACCGTTCCGCGCGCCGTGAAATCGCGCGCGCCAGATGCAGCGCCGCCGCCGCGCCGCCGGGCAGGATGAAGCTGCGCAGCGGGGGCACCTCGGCGTTCATCGCGTCGATCTCCGCCTCCAGCCGCTCGATCTGCGCGGGCACGATGCGCAACGTCATTTCGGTCGGCGTGAAATCTTCGCCGGGGGTCGCGAGATCGGCTCCAAGATCGAACAGGTCGTTCTGGATTCGTCCGAGCGCGGCGACCAGCGCCGGATCGTCGGCCAGCCCGGCAATCGCCACACCGATGGCGGAGTTCGTTTCATCGACATCGCCGATCGCCTGCATCCGCGCATCCGTCTTGGAAACGCGGCTGCCGTCGACGAGCCCGGTCGTCCCCGCATCGCCCGTGCGGGTGTAGATCTTGTTCAGCTTGACCATTTCATTCCTTGCCGCGCGCCGCCTCGTCCGGAAGTGGGCGTCTCAGGGGCGGCCCATCGAGAACAACAGCACCACGCAGATCAGGATCGCCAGCGCCTGAAACAGGATGCGCTGCTGCATCATCCGGTTGGACTTGAGCTGGGTCGCGCTCGGGCCGGTACCGCCTTCGCCGCGCGCCTCGGCGCTGGCACCCTGAAGGAAGGTGACGACGCCGCGCACAAGCGCGACCACCGTAGCGATCATCGCTGCCACCAGCAGGATGATGAGGAAAATCTTCATGGCGGATTCCCCTACGCCTTCGCGGACGCGATGGGAAGTCGCCCGGCGCGCAGCATTTCGGCGATCGCGCGACCATCCTCGCCAGCTTCCCGCAGCGCCGCCAGTGTCGGGCTGCCGTGGCGTTTGGCGAGCCGTTCGCCATCCGGCCCGACGAGCAGATCGTGGTGGTGATAGGCCGGGGTCGGCAGATCGAGCAGCGCCTGCAACAGCCGGTGGACATGCGTCGCGGCGAACAGGTCGCGCCCACGGATCACGTCGCTGATCCCCTGCGCGGCATCGTCCACCGTCACCGCGAGGTGATAGCTTGCCGGCGCATCCTTGCGCGCCAGCACCACATCCCCCGCCGCCAGCGGATCGGCCGCCACGACGGCGCCGTTATCGCTCCATTCGAGCGGCCCGACGCGTGCCACCGCCTTCGCCATATCGAGCCGCCAGCAATGCGGCTCGTCCATCCGCCCCACGGCGTCTATCGCGCGACAGGTGCCTGGATAGGTCGGCTCGGGCCCGTGCGGGGCGGAGAGGCTCGCGGCGGAAATTTCGGCGCGCGTGCAGAAGCATGGATAGAGCAACCCCATGTGTCGCAGCCGCGTCAGCGCATCGGCGTAAAGATCGAGCCGCTGCGACTGAAAGACGATCGCGCCGTCCGAGGCCAGGCCGAGCCAGCGCAGATCATCGACGATCGTCGCGACATGCTCGGGCCGGCTGCGCGTGCCGTCGATATCCTCGATACGCAGCAGAAAGCGTCCGCCGCGCACGCGCGCGAAATCATGCGCGAGGATCGCGGACCAGGCATGGCCGAGATGCAGCCGCCCGGTCGGCGAAGGAGCGAAACGCGTGACGATCACCCGCGCCATGTGGCGCCCGCGCCGGGCGACGGCAATGCCTTCCACCGCAAGACAGTCGTAACGGTTGCGTAACCTAGTGAAAATGCCAAAGTCTCCCAGCCGAATCGGGGGAGCGGTGTTTGGGGTCTGCAGAATTCGCGCTCGGCTGGATCGATGCGGCAACGCGCGAGGTGACGCTGTTCGCGGCGGCCGGCTTCCTGATCGGGGGCATCGACGATCTGCTGATCGATCTGGTGTGGCTGATCCGGCGGCTGACGCGCGGCAGCGACGTGATCCCCCTCAACGAACTGCCCCTTCCCGCCGTCCCGCGCCGCTTCGCGATCCTCGTGCCCGCCTGGGATGAGAGCGCGGTGATCGGCGCAATGCTCCGCACCACGCTGGCGCGGCTCGATCATCCCGATTTCCGTATCTACGTTGGTTGCTACCCCAATGACCGCGCGACGATCGATGAGGTCGCAGCGGTCGCCGCGAAAGACGCGCGGGTCAGCCTGGTCGTGGGAGACCGTCCCGGCCCGACCACCAAGGCCGATTGCCTCAACACCCTGTGGCGCGCGCTCGCCCGCGCACCGCACCCGGCCGATGCGATCGTGCTGCACGACGCGGAGGACGTGGTGCATCCCGCTGAATTGCGGGTGTTCGATGCGCGGCTCGATGCGCATTCGGCAGTGCAGATTCCGGTGTTGCCGCTGCCCCGCGCCGAATCCCCGCTCGTCGCCGGCCATTATTGCGGGGAGTTCGCGGAGGCTCATGGCAAGGAGCTGGTCGTGCGCACGGCGCTCAACGCGGGGCTGCCCTTCGCCGGTGTCGGCTGCGCGATCCGCCTCGACGCCTTGATCGCGATCACCGCCGAACATGGCGCACCATTCGACGCCGACAGTCTGACGGAGGATTACGAACTCGGCCTGCGCCTAGCCGCCGCGGGCCATGCCGCGCATTTCGCGCGGGTGCGCGAAACGCCACATGGCGCGCTGATTGCGGTGCGCGAATATTTCCCCGCGACGATCAATGCGGCAGTGCGACAGAAAGCGCGCTGGATGACCGGCATCGCGCTCGCCGGCTGGGATCGCATGGGATGGGGTTGCGCGCTTGATCTTGGCGATCACTGGATGCGGATCAGGGACCGCCGCGCGACGCTCGCGGTGATCGTGCTCGCCGCTGGATATATGGCGCTGATCGGCTGGGCACTGTCGACGGCCGGCCATGCGCTCGTTGGCGGCGCCATGCCTGAAACGAGCGCCGCCACGCGGATGATGCTCTTCGCAAATCTGCTGTTGCTGCTGTGGCGGGTGGCGTGGCGCTTCGCCTTTACGGCGCGCAGCTATGGCTGGCGTGAGGCATGGTGGTCACCGCCGCGCATGATCGTGGGCAATATCATCGCCCTGCTCGCCGCGCGCCGCGCCGCGATCCGTTACGCCGGGTTGCTCACCGGCCGCACGCCGAAATGGGACAAGACCGACCACGCCTATCCCGCGCAATTCGCGGAAGGAGCGTCATGATCGGCGAAAGCCGCCCGCTGCGCTTCGTGATGGTGATTGTCGGCGGATGGGTCGGCGTGCGGATCGCGCTGCTGTGGCCCGTCCATGATCCCGCTGCGGTGTTGATGGCGATTTCGCCGGTCGTGCCTGCCGCTGCGCATGTCGAGCCGCGATCCGCCACCGTGACAGATCACTTCGACCATGGTTCGCCGCGTGAGGCGGTGGCCGCCGCTATCGCCATGCCCGATCCGCACGGACCGTATCGTCATTCGCTTCCCGATACGTATGAACAGTCCGTCGCGCTGACCGCGCCAGCCCCTTTCGTCGCGGTGATGGACAAGGAAGCTCCCGGCGCCACGATGCCCCAAACGGAGATCGGCGCGCCGCTAACGTTCGGACGAACGCCGCACACCCCGGCCGCGCGGCTCGCGGGAAGCGCATGGCTGATCGCGCGCGGCGCGGGGCCGGCGGCCCCCTTCGCGCCGCAATTGGGCGGCAGCCAGGCCGGCGCGCGACTGACCTATGCGCTGGGCGATTCTCGCCGCATCGCGATTGCGGCGCGCTTTTCCTCGGCACTGGCGATGCCTCAGCGCGAGGCGGCGATCGGGATGGACTGGCAGCCCACCGCATTGCCCGTCCACCTGTTCGCCGAACAGCGCATCGCCATTTCCGAAGGGCGCGGCGGCCCGGCGGTGGGCGTGATCGCCGGCCTTCCCCCCACCCGGCTCGCGGCCGGCTTCTCGCTCGACGGCTATGGTCAGGCCGGCGCGATCGGGCGGCACGGCGGCGAGGGGTTCATCGACGCGGCCGCCCATGTGACGCGCCCGATCGCCGCGATCGGCACGGCGCGCGTCGAACTCGGCCTCGGCGCATGGGGTGGCGCGCAGCCTGGCGCGGCGCGGCTGGATATCGGCCCGGCGGCGAGCGTGGCCGTGCGGGCGATCGTGCCACTGCGCATCTCGCTCGAATGGCGGCAACGCATCGCGGGTGAAGCGCGGCCGGGGTCCGGGCTGGCATTGTCGTTGGGGGCGGATCTCTAGGCGCCGTACGAGACAGGGAAGCCCGCGCGCCGCTTGCTCGAGGATTCGGCAACGGGCGCCGGACAGACGATACGATATTGCAGACGCGATCGCGCCGGCACATCTTCCACCAGCGCCGCTAAACGCTTACCGCTCAATCATGGACCTCTATCTGCCGATCGCCAATCTGTCGGTGAACGCGCTCGTGATCATCGCGCTTGGCGCGGGGGTCGGGCTGCTTTCGGGCATGTTCGGGGTCGGTGGCGGATTCCTCACCACGCCCTTGCTGATCGTCTACGGCATCCCGCCGACCGTCGCCGCCGCCAGCGCGGCGAGCCAGGTGACGGGCGCGAGCGTCTCCGGCGTCTTCGCCTATTTCCGGCGCGATGGGGTGGACGTGAAAATGGGCGGCGTGCTGGTCGCGGGGGGCATCATCGGCTCGTTCCTCGGCGCATGGCTGTTCCGCCTGCTGCAATCGGTTGGGCAGATCGATACGACGATCGCGATCACTTATGTCCTGCTGCTCGGTTCGATCGGCGGGCTGATGCTCAAGGAATCTATCGAGGCGATTCGCGTCGTCCACGGCAAGAGCGTCGCGCGACCGCGCCGGCGACGGCATCACCCGCTCGTCGCCAGTCTGCCGTTTCGGATGCGCTTCTATCGTTCCGGTCTCTATATCTCGCCGCTCGCGCCGCTGTTGCTCGGCATGGCGACCGGCATCCTGACGATCCTGCTCGGCATCGGCGGCGGCTTCGTGCTGGTGCCGGCGATGATCTATCTGCTGGGCATGGCGACGCAGGTGGTGGTCGGCACATCGCTGTTCCAGATCCTGTTCGTCACCGCCGCTGCGACGATGGTCCACGCCACCACCACCAAGGCGGTGGATATCGTGCTTGCCGGGCTGCTACTGCTCGGCTCCGTCGCCGGCGCGCAGATCGGCGCGCGCTTCGCGGAAAAGGCGCGGCCGGAATATCTCCGGCTGGCGCTGGCGATCATGGTGCTGCTGGTCGCGATCCGCATCGGGCTGGGACTGGGGTGGCGTCCGGATGAAATCTACACGGTGGATCTGTCGTGAAGCGCGCGATGCTCGCGTTGACGCTGGCCACGCCGCTGATGATGGCGCAGGCCAAGCCCGTGCTCGTCCCCGACGTGTCGCAACGCGAGATCGAAATCGCATACAGTTTCACCGGCGCCGAACTCCTGCTGTTCGGCGCGATCCTTCTCCCGCCCGGCGAGCCGCGTGCTGATGCACGCCACCCGATCGACGTGGTGGTGGTGGTGAAGGGCCCGGCCGAATCGATCACGATCCGCGAGAAGGAGAAGGTCGCGGGAATCTGGGTCAACGCCGATCAACTGCGATATAGCTCCGCGCCGAGTTTCTACGCCATCGCCTCATCGCGGCCGATCCGCGATCTGGTCGATGATCGGACACGCGCGATCTACGAGCTGGGGCTGGACAGTCTGCAACTCTCGCCCACCTCTTCCGCCCCGTCCGACGTGCAGGATCGCTTTACGCGCGGGCTGGTCGATCTGCGCGCGCGCAGCAACCTCTATTACGAGGCGCCGCGCGCCGTGGAGATCACCGATGGGGTACTGTATCGCGCGCGGATGAAAATCCCGGCGCGCGTCCCCGTCGGGCGGTTTACCGCCGAAACCTTCCTGATCCGCGACGGCAAGGTATTGGGCGCTGCCGTGCGTGATATCGACGTGCGCAAATCCGGCTTCGAGCGCTTTGTCGCACGGGCCGCCGAGCATTCCTCATTCCTCTACGGCCTGACCGCCGTCGCGCTGTCGGTGTTGCTCGGCTGGGGCGCGGGCGCAATCGCGCGGCGCGTTTGACGGCTTCGCGCCGGCAACCTCATCCTTAATTTACCAAATCAGGCGATGATGCCCCGGTTCTGTTGACCCCGTGGGACTTATCGCATGACCGAGATGCCGGCGCCGGGCGCCTTTATGGAAGCAAAGCCCGAAACGGCACACGATAGCCACGCGCTGCCCGATCCGATCGGGATCGTGCTGGAAATCGGCGGCTCATCGAGCAAGGTGATGTTCGAAATGGCCGCGCTGGCGGCACTCGCCGATCATCCCGATCCGCTGGTCGCCAGTGCCGGGCAGGTCGGCGGCCAGATCAAGGTGCCAGTCGGCGCAAACTGGCTGATCGCCAACATCCGCTCGTTGCGGCTCGATGATGTCAACAGCGGGCGTGTCATTGCCGATGTCGATTTCCTTGGCGAAGGCGGCGAGGAAAAGCTGACCCGCAAGCTTTATCATTTCCGGCGCGGCATTACGCGATATCCCACGCCCGGCGCGGAGGTGTTTCCGGTGACCCGCGTCGATCTCCGGCAGGTATATGCCGCCGATGACCGCGCGCACATCGAGGTCGGCTCGGTCTATCCCACGCGCGACATTCGCGGCGCGCTGTTCATCGATTCGATGCTCGGCAAGCATTTCGCGCTGCTCGGCTCGACCGGCACCGGCAAATCGACCTCCGCCGCACTGATCCTGCATCGCATCTGCGAGCGCGCGCCCAACGGCCATATCGTGATGATCGATCCGCACGGCGAATATGCGGCCGCATTCCGCGGCAATGGCGCGCTTTACGACGTATCGAATCTTCAGATGCCGTATTGGCTGATGAACTTCGAGGAACATTGCGAAGTATTCCTCACCAGCGATTGCGCCGAGCGTCAGGTGGATGCGGATATTCTCGCCAAATGCCTGCTCGCCGCACGCGCCAAGAGCCGTGCCGGTCAGGGGATTCCGAAGCTCACGGTCGATGCGCCGGTGCCGTATCTGCTGAGCGATCTTTCCGCGCAGCTTCAGGCCGAGATGGGCAAGATGGACAAGGCGAGCAACAGCGCGCCCTTCCTGCGCATCAAATCCAAGATCGATGAGATCAAGGCCGATCCGCGCTACAGCTTCATGTTCTCCGGCATGCTGGTGGCGGACACGATGGCGAATTTCATCGCCCGTGTGTTCCGCCTGCCTGGTGACGGCAAGCCGATCTCGATCATCGACGTGTCAGGCGTGCCGAGCGAGATCACGTCCGTGGTGGTCGCCATGTTGAGCCGCATGGTGTTCGATTTCGCGATCTGGTCGCGCAACGAGCCACAGCGACCGATCCTGCTCGTCTGCGAGGAAGCGCATCGCTACATCCCCTCCGATCGCGAAACCGCCACCTCGGTCTCGCGCATCCTTGGCCGGATCGCCAAGGAAGGGCGTAAATACGGTGTCGCGCTCGGCCTCATCACGCAGCGGCCCTCAGACCTTGCCGAAGGCGTGCTGTCGCAATGCGGCACGATCATCGCGATGCGCCTCAACAACGATCGCGACCAGGCATTCGTCCGCGCGGCGATGCCCGAAGGCGCGCGCGGCTTTCTCGATGCGATTCCGGCGCTCCGCAACCGCGAATGCGTGATCTGCGGCGAAGGCGTGTCGATCCCCATCCGCGTCGCATTCGACACGCTGGAAGAGGAGCGCCGCCCCGCCTCCGCCGATCCATTATTCTCGCAATTGTGGAACGAAGTGGGCCACGAGGAAGAGATTATCGGGCGCACGATCCAGAAATGGCGGGTGCAGGGGAAATAGGCACGGTGACTTGAGCGGGCGCCTTGCGCGGATCACGCGGCCGTGGCGGTACCGAACTTGTCCTGTCGTCGCTT
Protein-coding sequences here:
- a CDS encoding cytochrome c oxidase assembly protein, which codes for MKIARTTRTALFAVLGICFMTGLAFASVPLYRLFCQVTGLNGTTQRGLTAPGSVHRAIRIDFDANTSSRLPWRFAPEQGSETVEVGARDMAFFTATNRAAVPVTGTATYNVTPYQAGKYFTKIECFCFTQQTLKPGETVRMPVIFFVDPKILTDPDTKDVETITLSYTFYPVDSDKTAS
- a CDS encoding heme o synthase yields the protein MSTTSPLLPPAHWRDFLALTKPRVMTLVVFTGLCGLLAAPAIDGHRINAVLGFTAILCIALGAGAAGALNQWYEADIDAVMRRTAERPLPAGRMERQAALHFGVGLGSFSVILMGLAINVLAAAILAVSILFYVLIYTVWLKPRTPQNIVIGGAAGAFPPLIGWAAATGHVTLLPLLLFLLVFLWTPPHFWALALFVKTDYANAGIPMLPVVAGERTTRHQIGLYTIPMAVAAVLPWPLGLSGSIYGVVSIVTTAWFGLLALRVATRTSQPDDAMKPEKALFKYSILYLFVVFGALVIDRWVA
- a CDS encoding cob(I)yrinic acid a,c-diamide adenosyltransferase, with protein sequence MVKLNKIYTRTGDAGTTGLVDGSRVSKTDARMQAIGDVDETNSAIGVAIAGLADDPALVAALGRIQNDLFDLGADLATPGEDFTPTEMTLRIVPAQIERLEAEIDAMNAEVPPLRSFILPGGAAAALHLARAISRRAERSAVAIGSGANPQALIYLNRLSDFLFVACRVVNLRAGGDILWVPGGSR
- a CDS encoding twin transmembrane helix small protein, which codes for MKIFLIILLVAAMIATVVALVRGVVTFLQGASAEARGEGGTGPSATQLKSNRMMQQRILFQALAILICVVLLFSMGRP
- the gluQRS gene encoding tRNA glutamyl-Q(34) synthetase GluQRS, with protein sequence MARVIVTRFAPSPTGRLHLGHAWSAILAHDFARVRGGRFLLRIEDIDGTRSRPEHVATIVDDLRWLGLASDGAIVFQSQRLDLYADALTRLRHMGLLYPCFCTRAEISAASLSAPHGPEPTYPGTCRAIDAVGRMDEPHCWRLDMAKAVARVGPLEWSDNGAVVAADPLAAGDVVLARKDAPASYHLAVTVDDAAQGISDVIRGRDLFAATHVHRLLQALLDLPTPAYHHHDLLVGPDGERLAKRHGSPTLAALREAGEDGRAIAEMLRAGRLPIASAKA
- a CDS encoding glycosyl transferase family protein → MGSAEFALGWIDAATREVTLFAAAGFLIGGIDDLLIDLVWLIRRLTRGSDVIPLNELPLPAVPRRFAILVPAWDESAVIGAMLRTTLARLDHPDFRIYVGCYPNDRATIDEVAAVAAKDARVSLVVGDRPGPTTKADCLNTLWRALARAPHPADAIVLHDAEDVVHPAELRVFDARLDAHSAVQIPVLPLPRAESPLVAGHYCGEFAEAHGKELVVRTALNAGLPFAGVGCAIRLDALIAITAEHGAPFDADSLTEDYELGLRLAAAGHAAHFARVRETPHGALIAVREYFPATINAAVRQKARWMTGIALAGWDRMGWGCALDLGDHWMRIRDRRATLAVIVLAAGYMALIGWALSTAGHALVGGAMPETSAATRMMLFANLLLLLWRVAWRFAFTARSYGWREAWWSPPRMIVGNIIALLAARRAAIRYAGLLTGRTPKWDKTDHAYPAQFAEGAS
- a CDS encoding sulfite exporter TauE/SafE family protein, with the translated sequence MDLYLPIANLSVNALVIIALGAGVGLLSGMFGVGGGFLTTPLLIVYGIPPTVAAASAASQVTGASVSGVFAYFRRDGVDVKMGGVLVAGGIIGSFLGAWLFRLLQSVGQIDTTIAITYVLLLGSIGGLMLKESIEAIRVVHGKSVARPRRRRHHPLVASLPFRMRFYRSGLYISPLAPLLLGMATGILTILLGIGGGFVLVPAMIYLLGMATQVVVGTSLFQILFVTAAATMVHATTTKAVDIVLAGLLLLGSVAGAQIGARFAEKARPEYLRLALAIMVLLVAIRIGLGLGWRPDEIYTVDLS
- a CDS encoding TIGR02186 family protein; translated protein: MKRAMLALTLATPLMMAQAKPVLVPDVSQREIEIAYSFTGAELLLFGAILLPPGEPRADARHPIDVVVVVKGPAESITIREKEKVAGIWVNADQLRYSSAPSFYAIASSRPIRDLVDDRTRAIYELGLDSLQLSPTSSAPSDVQDRFTRGLVDLRARSNLYYEAPRAVEITDGVLYRARMKIPARVPVGRFTAETFLIRDGKVLGAAVRDIDVRKSGFERFVARAAEHSSFLYGLTAVALSVLLGWGAGAIARRV
- a CDS encoding DUF87 domain-containing protein; amino-acid sequence: MEAKPETAHDSHALPDPIGIVLEIGGSSSKVMFEMAALAALADHPDPLVASAGQVGGQIKVPVGANWLIANIRSLRLDDVNSGRVIADVDFLGEGGEEKLTRKLYHFRRGITRYPTPGAEVFPVTRVDLRQVYAADDRAHIEVGSVYPTRDIRGALFIDSMLGKHFALLGSTGTGKSTSAALILHRICERAPNGHIVMIDPHGEYAAAFRGNGALYDVSNLQMPYWLMNFEEHCEVFLTSDCAERQVDADILAKCLLAARAKSRAGQGIPKLTVDAPVPYLLSDLSAQLQAEMGKMDKASNSAPFLRIKSKIDEIKADPRYSFMFSGMLVADTMANFIARVFRLPGDGKPISIIDVSGVPSEITSVVVAMLSRMVFDFAIWSRNEPQRPILLVCEEAHRYIPSDRETATSVSRILGRIAKEGRKYGVALGLITQRPSDLAEGVLSQCGTIIAMRLNNDRDQAFVRAAMPEGARGFLDAIPALRNRECVICGEGVSIPIRVAFDTLEEERRPASADPLFSQLWNEVGHEEEIIGRTIQKWRVQGK